Proteins encoded within one genomic window of Ideonella dechloratans:
- a CDS encoding site-specific recombinase, whose protein sequence is MAGIHWDLTALLNAAHAPGSRVERHLWLVHLLEWLRHEGGETPEGEPGTVGTPWPVRRLRHLLNVLDRHPEHRVRVSTLLRETLAGLDAPGLLADFGFAPRHGFFSELADRLRLNFLPGTPETRDLGELFLLIFDDERDPEWIAAIDDRTLRRLLALCAEDPARLPWQHALIDSIELLASQIRASALSSALRQRMDPAGLGDRPFHQVVEAAAALRQGLSEGATPQQLQQRAQYLRAVLDACLRAAASVRGHLDEYGISVDLVFQLDQLRARAERVENLLACLVSPDPLPDLRHLLLELARASAGRRSLRALFTQHYALLARKVTERSAETGEHYITRDRDEYRHMLGMALGGGGIIGFTTLIKFAITALALPVFWNGLGAGLNYALSFVIVQLLHWTVATKQPAMTAPSMARKLEGIASDVALGRFVDEVAHLLRSQMAGIIGNLVAVAPVVLALQGLSWWLAGKPLIGQAQADYVLHSTTLLGPTALFAAFTGVLLFASSLIAGWVENWFVFHRLDSAIAWNPRSIAWLGETRAQRWARWWRDNISGLAANVSLGLMLGLVPALASVFGLPLEVRHVTLSTGQIAAALGTLGLPLLHEPAFWWCVAAIPVTAMLNLGVSFALAFRLAMVSQGLKLQDRGRIYQALRQRWRTAPGSFFFPPRG, encoded by the coding sequence ATGGCGGGCATCCACTGGGACCTGACCGCCCTGCTCAACGCCGCCCATGCCCCCGGCAGCCGGGTGGAGCGGCATCTCTGGTTGGTCCATCTGCTGGAGTGGCTGCGACACGAGGGCGGCGAGACCCCCGAGGGCGAGCCGGGCACCGTCGGCACCCCTTGGCCGGTGCGCCGGCTGCGCCACCTGCTCAATGTGCTGGACCGTCACCCGGAGCACCGGGTGCGCGTGTCCACCCTGCTGCGCGAGACCCTGGCCGGCCTGGATGCGCCGGGCCTGCTGGCCGATTTCGGCTTCGCGCCCCGGCACGGCTTCTTCAGCGAACTGGCCGACCGCCTGCGCCTGAACTTCCTGCCCGGCACGCCCGAGACCCGCGACCTGGGCGAGCTCTTCCTGCTGATCTTCGACGACGAACGCGACCCGGAGTGGATCGCGGCCATCGACGACCGTACGCTGCGCCGTCTGCTGGCCCTGTGCGCCGAGGACCCGGCCCGCCTGCCCTGGCAGCACGCGCTGATCGACTCCATCGAGCTGCTGGCCAGCCAGATCCGCGCCAGCGCCCTGTCCTCGGCCCTGCGCCAGCGCATGGACCCGGCCGGTCTGGGCGACCGCCCCTTCCACCAGGTGGTCGAGGCCGCCGCCGCGCTGCGTCAGGGCCTGTCCGAAGGGGCCACGCCGCAGCAGCTGCAGCAGCGCGCCCAGTACCTGCGGGCGGTGCTGGACGCCTGCCTGAGGGCCGCGGCCAGCGTGCGCGGCCACCTGGATGAGTACGGCATCTCGGTGGACCTGGTGTTCCAGCTCGACCAGCTGCGCGCCCGCGCCGAGCGGGTGGAGAACCTGCTGGCCTGCCTGGTCAGCCCGGACCCGCTGCCCGACCTGCGCCACCTGCTGCTGGAACTGGCGCGCGCCAGCGCCGGCCGGCGCAGCCTGCGCGCGCTGTTCACCCAGCACTACGCCCTGCTGGCCCGCAAGGTGACCGAGCGCAGCGCCGAGACCGGCGAGCACTACATCACCCGCGACCGCGACGAGTACCGCCACATGCTGGGCATGGCGCTGGGCGGCGGCGGCATCATCGGCTTCACCACGCTGATCAAGTTCGCCATCACCGCGCTGGCCCTGCCGGTGTTCTGGAACGGCCTGGGCGCCGGCCTGAACTACGCGCTGAGCTTCGTCATCGTGCAGCTGCTGCACTGGACGGTGGCCACCAAGCAGCCGGCCATGACCGCGCCGAGCATGGCGCGCAAGCTCGAGGGCATCGCCAGCGATGTGGCCCTGGGCCGCTTCGTCGACGAAGTGGCCCACCTGCTGCGCTCGCAGATGGCCGGCATCATCGGCAACCTGGTGGCGGTGGCCCCGGTGGTGCTGGCACTGCAGGGCCTGTCCTGGTGGTTGGCCGGCAAGCCGCTGATCGGCCAGGCCCAGGCCGACTACGTGCTGCACAGCACCACCCTGCTGGGGCCCACCGCGCTGTTCGCGGCCTTCACCGGGGTGCTTCTGTTCGCTTCCAGCCTGATCGCCGGCTGGGTCGAGAACTGGTTCGTCTTCCACCGGCTGGACAGCGCCATCGCCTGGAACCCGCGCTCCATCGCCTGGCTGGGCGAGACCCGGGCCCAACGCTGGGCCCGCTGGTGGCGGGACAACATCTCCGGCCTGGCGGCCAATGTCTCGCTGGGCCTGATGCTGGGCCTGGTGCCGGCCCTGGCCTCGGTCTTCGGCCTGCCGCTGGAGGTGCGCCACGTCACCCTGTCCACCGGCCAGATCGCCGCCGCCCTGGGCACGCTGGGCCTGCCCCTGCTGCACGAGCCGGCCTTCTGGTGGTGCGTCGCGGCCATTCCGGTCACCGCCATGCTCAACCTGGGTGTCAGCTTCGCACTGGCCTTCCGGCTGGCCATGGTCTCGCAGGGGCTGAAGCTGCAGGACCGCGGCCGCATCTACCAGGCCCTGCGCCAGCGCTGGCGCACGGCGCCCGGCAGCTTCTTCTTCCCGCCCCGGGGGTGA
- the mltA gene encoding murein transglycosylase A has translation MSFPIRRGAGVLPFWSSVPRLASGLTAMAAAVLLASCSSVSLEPSPPATPLPAHPAPTPAPPGTLERSHARWVPASFADLPGWGQDRTLELWPALRLGCQTPPAAWARLCAQARLTTPANDAEARAWLEQHLKVYRVESPEGDPAGLVTGYFEPLVAASRKPTATRRVPLYAAPPDLGQRKPYWTRQQLDTLPAAQAMLKGREIAWVEDPLDALILQIQGSGRLQITEADGRQRLVRLAFAGHNDQPYKSVGRWLIDQGELKPGEASWPGIKDWARRNPKRLQELLWQNPRYVFFREEPLPDPSLGPKGAQAVPLTPGRSVAVDPAAVPYGTPLWLDTTEPLSERPLQRLVMAQDTGSAIVGAVRVDYFWGWGDDAEAQAGRMKQALRLWVLWPRS, from the coding sequence ATGTCGTTTCCCATCCGCCGCGGTGCGGGCGTCCTCCCATTCTGGTCCTCGGTCCCGCGCCTGGCATCGGGGCTGACCGCGATGGCCGCAGCCGTGCTGCTGGCCAGCTGCAGCAGCGTCTCGCTGGAGCCCTCGCCGCCGGCCACGCCGCTGCCGGCCCACCCCGCGCCCACCCCGGCGCCGCCGGGCACGCTGGAGCGCAGCCACGCCCGCTGGGTGCCGGCCAGCTTTGCCGACCTGCCCGGCTGGGGCCAGGACCGCACCCTGGAGCTGTGGCCCGCCCTGCGCCTGGGCTGCCAGACCCCGCCGGCCGCCTGGGCCCGCCTGTGTGCCCAGGCCCGGCTGACCACCCCGGCCAATGATGCCGAGGCCCGCGCCTGGCTGGAACAGCATCTCAAGGTCTACCGGGTGGAGTCGCCCGAGGGCGATCCGGCCGGCCTGGTGACCGGCTACTTCGAACCGCTGGTGGCCGCCAGCCGCAAGCCCACCGCCACCCGCCGGGTGCCGCTGTACGCGGCCCCGCCCGATCTGGGCCAGCGCAAGCCCTACTGGACGCGCCAGCAGCTCGACACCCTGCCGGCCGCCCAGGCCATGCTCAAAGGCCGCGAGATCGCCTGGGTGGAGGACCCGCTGGACGCCCTGATCCTGCAGATCCAGGGCTCCGGCCGGCTGCAGATCACCGAGGCCGACGGCCGCCAGCGTCTGGTGCGCTTGGCCTTTGCCGGCCACAACGACCAGCCCTACAAGTCGGTGGGCCGCTGGCTGATCGACCAGGGCGAGCTCAAGCCCGGCGAGGCCTCCTGGCCGGGCATCAAGGACTGGGCGCGGCGCAACCCCAAGCGCCTGCAGGAGCTGCTGTGGCAGAACCCGCGCTACGTCTTCTTCCGCGAGGAGCCCCTGCCCGACCCCAGCCTGGGGCCCAAGGGCGCGCAGGCCGTGCCGCTGACCCCGGGGCGTTCGGTGGCGGTGGACCCGGCCGCCGTGCCCTACGGCACCCCGCTCTGGCTGGACACCACCGAGCCGCTGTCGGAGCGGCCGCTGCAGCGCCTGGTGATGGCGCAGGACACGGGCAGCGCCATCGTCGGCGCGGTGCGGGTGGACTACTTCTGGGGCTGGGGCGACGACGCCGAGGCCCAGGCCGGCCGCATGAAGCAGGCGCTGCGGCTGTGGGTGCTGTGGCCGCGCTCCTGA
- a CDS encoding GGDEF domain-containing protein, which produces MTALIAPLTHALLGPTGPQRVRSSQALLVMCLYLAFALVLQVEVRLGLTSEGQGLPLTLFGLVGCLGFYGLIRSGVNLRMSEPSLTRPQMLYSMIAVAWAFAVSGAPRGATIVLMQVILMFGLFGLPPREGRRMAAMGFLMLAAVIAWRAWTLGDPDETRLDLIYLLYAGIVFTGVAIISVRLGHIRERLRDQAAELKLALARNQELATRDVLTGLTNRRAMLEQMAIAACEIERHGQPLALVLFDLDHFKQINDSRGHAAGDRVLQRFGEVAQGEIRAGDVLARWGGEEFLLLLPRTGLEEAWRCAERIRTRLVALRMEGGQPGQPLTFSAGVSSCRRMDQLDAAIEAADRAMYLAKATGRNRTELVAGPGLAELRQDAVA; this is translated from the coding sequence ATGACTGCGCTGATCGCTCCGCTGACGCATGCCCTGCTGGGACCGACCGGGCCGCAGCGTGTGCGCTCGTCGCAGGCGCTGCTGGTGATGTGCCTGTACCTGGCCTTTGCGCTGGTGCTGCAGGTGGAGGTGCGCCTGGGGCTGACCTCCGAGGGCCAGGGCCTGCCGCTGACCCTGTTCGGGCTGGTGGGCTGCCTGGGCTTCTACGGACTGATCCGCAGCGGCGTCAATTTGCGCATGAGTGAACCCTCGCTCACGCGCCCGCAGATGCTCTACAGCATGATCGCGGTGGCCTGGGCTTTCGCCGTCAGCGGCGCGCCGCGCGGGGCCACCATCGTGCTGATGCAGGTGATCCTGATGTTCGGCCTGTTCGGCCTGCCGCCCCGGGAAGGGCGGCGCATGGCCGCCATGGGCTTCCTGATGCTGGCCGCGGTCATCGCCTGGCGTGCCTGGACCCTGGGTGATCCGGACGAGACCCGGCTGGACCTGATCTACCTGCTCTATGCCGGCATCGTCTTCACCGGCGTGGCCATCATCTCGGTGCGCCTGGGCCACATCCGCGAGCGGCTGCGCGATCAGGCGGCCGAGCTCAAGCTGGCGCTGGCCCGCAACCAGGAACTGGCCACCCGTGACGTGCTGACCGGCCTGACCAACCGCCGGGCCATGCTGGAGCAGATGGCCATCGCCGCCTGCGAGATAGAGCGCCACGGCCAGCCGCTGGCCCTGGTGCTGTTCGACCTGGACCATTTCAAGCAGATCAACGACAGCCGCGGCCACGCCGCGGGTGACCGGGTGCTGCAGCGCTTCGGCGAGGTCGCCCAGGGCGAGATCCGTGCCGGGGACGTGCTGGCGCGCTGGGGCGGAGAAGAGTTCCTGCTGCTGCTGCCGCGCACCGGGCTGGAGGAGGCCTGGCGCTGCGCCGAGCGCATCCGCACCCGGCTGGTGGCCCTCAGGATGGAGGGCGGTCAGCCGGGGCAACCGCTGACCTTCTCGGCCGGGGTGTCCTCTTGCCGCCGCATGGATCAGCTCGACGCCGCCATCGAGGCGGCCGACCGCGCGATGTACCTGGCGAAGGCCACCGGCCGCAACCGCACCGAGCTGGTGGCCGGCCCGGGCCTGGCCGAGCTTCGTCAGGACGCGGTCGCATGA
- the apaG gene encoding Co2+/Mg2+ efflux protein ApaG, with product MTPAQFTCTVVTQYLPEQSSASEGRYAFAYTITIRNTGPVTAQLVARHWRITDGHEHTQEVRGLAVVGHQPLLKPGESFEYSSWAQIATPQGRMVGTFFCISEDAHWFETPVGPFDLVQTRALH from the coding sequence CGCCAGCCCAGTTCACCTGCACCGTCGTGACGCAGTACCTGCCCGAGCAATCCTCGGCCAGCGAAGGCCGTTACGCCTTTGCCTACACGATCACCATCCGCAACACGGGGCCGGTGACCGCGCAACTGGTGGCCCGCCACTGGCGCATCACCGACGGCCACGAGCACACCCAGGAGGTGCGCGGGCTGGCCGTGGTCGGCCACCAGCCCCTGCTCAAGCCGGGCGAGAGCTTCGAGTACAGCAGCTGGGCCCAGATCGCCACGCCGCAGGGCCGCATGGTGGGCACCTTCTTCTGCATCAGCGAGGACGCCCACTGGTTCGAGACGCCGGTCGGGCCCTTCGATCTGGTCCAGACGAGGGCCCTGCACTGA